The genomic region GCGGCAGAATGCCCACATTGCCCGTCAATCGGGACCCGGTGAAAGACGTTCCGATGGTATAGGTTTTCCCAGACCCCGTCTGGCCGTAAGCTAAAATGGACACGTTAAAACCATCGAGCAACTTTAGCACGATAGCCTTCACGGACCGCTCGTACACCTCGAGCTGGTCCACTTCGGGTCCGAACACCTCGGTGAAGGTGAACTCCTCTTGGCCCCGCGCTATCAGACGTGGTTCGGGCGGGTTCGGTTGGACAATCACGTTCTCGTATCCTTTTGCCAGTTCACGTTGCGAGAGGGGCCGGATCCTTACCGCCACCTGCACGGTATCTGGCACCGCTGTGGCTAAGGATGTGTCCATTCCCAGTTACCACCCACGGAATTGTTCCGAAATATATTTTGTTCCAAAGCGCTTTCTGCTTCAACCAACTGGGAAGAATTTTGGAATGCACTCGTTGATTTTGTAaccttttttgtatttcgttTTGAAGTTTTACTATTGAAATTCTGATCAGGCTACTTAGATAAGAATACCTCAGCCACGGGTAACTAGGTTTAGGGGAAAACAAGCATCACAGGGATGTGTATCAGGTTTAGGATTGAAAATTGAAGCTAAAATAAGAATCAAACATATTCATTTCAAATACACGTTCCAGAATACTTTATtgcaaatacattttaaaaagaGGGAGAGTGAGAGATCTtctaaaaatggaaataaatatcAACGACACTATTAGGCGCATTGTTTCAACATGTGTCTGTTCTACAATATCTCTGTATGGTATCACAAATACCCATCCTCAACCTTTCCCTAGTGCAACGGATAGTTCTCTAGTAAAACCTATCAGTTGTCCCTCAAGTTGGAATCAAATCGTATATGCTAAGCTTTTTGGCAAATCCGTGCGTTACCTGTCGGTGCCGCGTCAGGTTCTTTTTGGCAGCAAACGATTTGCCACACAATTCGCACTGAAGCGGACTGAGATGGCTAGAAAAGTGGTGTTTGATGTAATGGTATCCGAACATTTTCTTGCACACTGGACATTCTACTTTTTGCAATCCGCCTTGATTCCTACAAAGGCTGTTTCCATCCCGATTTCTATCGCCCTCTACTTTGTCCTTGTCTCTAGTTCGTGTTTCAGTTTTGGCCACTACAAGGTTTGAAGCATCAGTATTGTATTCGCTTTTCATTCCGGAAACGGATGATGCATTGCAAAGGAAATCACTGTCGTCGTCACTAGCAGGCATTGGTTCCATTTTTACTTCCATAATGTCCAGAGCAATCCCTCGTTGTTGGCAGTCATCATCGCTTCCCTCTTCGTTCGCCATGTCTTTTGCTTCCGGAAGAAGGTCCTGCTCAACGACTGGTAAATGATTATCATATTCTCGGTTTAATATTTCCTGGTTAGCCTGAACTACTTTACTGTAGTCATAAAAGTCTCGTATTTTTAGGTAACACTGACGACAGACGCTTTTAGGTAAGGCATATCCGTTTGGAATCTGGAAACAGAATACGATACGAGTTCGATACGAATAAAAATACCTCGATGGTCTGCGGTGTACATATTTACCCAGAAAAAGAATACGCAACTCATCATATTCTGAAATTCTTTATCCGTAATGGTGCTGCCACTAGCGACATCGGCTTGGCGCAAGCACAATCTACACTTTCTGTTCACTTCACTCATGGATAAAAATAAGGTAAATCCTGTTTACTGTATTGAAATTTATCCTAGTACGCCTGGTATCATCAGTGCATGATGATTGTGAAatttatcaacaaaacaaaaccactgtCATTTGAATGCTGTCGACCATGCGTTATAAACGATCACTAAACTATCAGCTGTTTAGAAGAGTTCGAtgaggtttgtttttattttgttacctAAAGACCGGTATTCCTTGGTTCATTTGAATACTGCCGATATAGGAATCATAGCGCAATCTGGTGTAATTATGTGGTAGCAAAGAAAACATGTTCCGCAGAGTGGTGGTTGGCATATCCGGTGGAGTAGATAGTGCAGTTTCAGCTTACTTACTGAAAAAACGTGGTAAGACCAAGTGATCGAAGTTGTTTGCTAGATAATTGTCTTCACATCTGTTTCGCCCAACAAAACTCCTAGGTTTTGAAGTATGTGGAGCTTTCATGAAAAACTGGGACCTGATAGACGAATCCGGATACTGCTCCGGTGAGCAGGACTGGGAGGATGCGCAGCGTCTATGTCGGATGCTGGATATTCCTCTGGAGCAAATCAATTTTGTTAAAGATTACTGGCTAGAGGTATTTGGGTAAGTAATGATTGAATCTGTGCAAAATGATCTATTCGCTTAACCTGTATTTTTATCATCTTGTAGAAGCTTCCTAAAGGATTACGATGCTGGGATCACCCCTAATCCGGACATATTGTGCAATCGGCACATCAAATTCAATCGTTTCTATCGTCATGCTCGCGAGCGTATGAATGCGGATGCCATAGCAACAGGTCACTACGCACGTACCAATTTTGGCCCATTCCTCGAACAGTACAATGATGAAGAAAGTATGTCAACCGAACAAAGACAATTTCGCAAATCTGTtgaactttttcttctttcgcagAAGTCCGTCTCCTTATGGCACCAGATCCCATCAAAGATCAAACGTTTTTCCTCTCCCAGATTACTGCCGAAACACTAAAGCGGACCATGTTCCCAATCGGAGCTTTAACGAAGCAACAGGTCAAACAATTAGCTACCGAGGTCGGATTGGAGTCGTACGCccggaaaaaggaaagcatgGGTATCTGTTTTGTGGGAAAAAGATCGTTTCAACAGTTCATCGGCGAGTATATCGAAACGAAGCCGGGCCCTTTCGTGGACGTCGATTGTGGTCGGGTTGTTGGCACTCACGCCGGGCTCCACCACTGGACGGTGGGGCAAAAGTGCAAAATCGGTGGATGTTTGCAACCTTACTACGTGCTCCGGAAGCACCGGGATACGAACGTGATAGAGGTGGTTTCCGGTCACGACCATCCGCTCCTGTTCACCGACATGGTGTACGCGGAGGATCCCGTTTGGATCAACGTTCCCCATGGTTTGGAAGAGGGCCGTGTGGTACGATGTCAGTTTCGTTTCCAGCATACCAAACCTTTGGTTGAATGTAGTCTCATTCAAACGATCGTAGCATGCGCGGATGGTGCAAGGAAACAGGGATTATTCGTCAAGTTAGACAAACCACTTCGCGCTATAACGCCCGGTCAATATGCTGTGTTTTACCGCAACGAGGAATGTTTCGGAAGTGCGAGAATCTTACAACCAGGCCCATCCGTAGCGTATAATAGCGAACTGATAGCTGCAATAGCGTAATAATCCGTGGAACAATAAACACATTGATGTAGAAGAAAGtcatgaaaaacagaaaagttcAACTATTTGATCAAGACGTCGATGCATCATTCAggtaatcattttatttttaaactgatGTACCATTCTGTTATGTTCTTTTCCGACTTTTATCCTAATACAATAACTTATATGAACCGACTGTTGTAATCAACTTTCCGCTGcccaacacattttttttttttagtacggAGTATATGAACAATGCTGTTTTCCCCCGATGCCACGGAACGCTGGTGTGAAGGATAGTGTCGAAATGTCGCAAACACTGTGTTGATGTCGAAGTGTGTAAAATGGAGTCTTCTGTGAAAAATTTCTTCCCAAGGCATCACACAATCGCAGCTAAATGAATAGAAAATATCAGGACAGGCAGTAGTAAAAGAACATCGCCGATTCGTGGGGTCTTATGACTAAAAAAAATCTGGAGGTCACTTTATCATCTTTATCAACTAAGCATAACGGTAAGCGCATCGAGAAACTTTGTACAATCAGAGTGTTGAATCTGTATGACAGCCGTTTCGAAGAAATCCTGTGAGATTACGGCACCACTGCGGTTCCCGGCTTCCTCGAATGCTTTGGCGAAAAAGTGTCGACTGTCTTCGCAGACGGGTGGAACGCCGGCAAGCAGTGACACGCCCCGCTGCAGATCGATTGGCGCAATGGCAATAAGTGGTAGTTCGTGCGCCCGACGATTCCGTGACACAGCCACGTGCGCACGGAGCAGAAACCGAGCTAACATCATCAAACCATACGGGCAGCTAAAGAATGGTACCTCCTCCTGCAGCACGAGGTACAGAAATGGGCCGGCCGATCGAATCTGGTGCAGCTCGAGGCTGCTCTGTACCTGCTTGAACACGGTCGTCAACAGTGTCTTACACAATTCAATACCTTCGTCGAGAATTTGCTTTTTCGCTCGTGTCAGGGCATCCATTGCGTGGAGAAAGCATGCTTCCGGTAGCCGGTCCTGCCGGACGGATTCTAGCGTTGCTAGCATCGAGTAGACATAGTCGGCGGCTGAGTATCGATTGCGGTAGCCGTACTGTAGCACGAACGATGCGTAGGTCACATCGGGCAGGTTATACTTgtcggcaaacttttccatctTCTCGTAGAACTCCTTGCGTAGCACCAGGTCCATGGCGTTGAACGTTTGTTTCGCCTGGACCAGCGGTAGTCCCATGTCCACCAGCAGCTCGTGCATCATCTTTTCGCCCTTGTACGTCCACAGCTTCAGCCGGCATGCGGGATAGTACGAGTAGCGGAGCGAATCCAGCACACTCCAGTGCCGGAACAAGGCCAGCTGGAGATCACTTTCGAACACGATCTTTACCGACGTCTGGATAGTGGTCTGATCGGCCGCTTTGTTGGTAAGCCGCGACACGTGGGACTGTATCTTTTCGATCAATAGTGTGTACGAAGCGCTTTCTACCTTTCCGAGCAACTTCTGTTCCGTCACACCAACGATGGCCCACCATAGTAGATCGAGTGTATCCTTAGAGAGTCGCCAAGCCAATTCAAAGATCCCAAGCGCCGAACTGGGACCGTAGTAGGCGTATTGTGCATACTCGAACATCAACGTAAGCCGTCGTTCCTGCCATGCTTTTCGTTCACGGCGTCGCAGCAGGCGCTGTTCGATACGCTTTAATCGCTGGTTTCCCGCCCCACCATCACCAGAGCCGTCCTCCGAGTCACTTGCACTGCCATTACCATCATCTCGATCGTCTCCACTCTCCTCGTCGTCGGAGTCTTGGAAAATATCCTCGAAAGCAGGAATATTTTCGTGTTTATTCATCTCTCCTAGGATCCGAACCTACAAAACATAAACGAAGCAACCGTGAAATAGACCATCTTAACTTCGTTTGCACGTGCAATAGAAACCAACCTGTCCATCGCTGTAAACATTGCAAACATCGTACGGGCGGTGCGAATCACatataaaaaatacaacatcCTGTTCCGGTTGCAGGACATCCACGATGTCGATGCAGCCGCCGCAGTTGATCAGCAACACGTATCGCACGTCCTCCTTATGTTCGTTGTACGCCCGCTTCATGGCCATCAGCCCCATAGTCGGTACGATCGAGTACAGCACGTTGTCGCAGCGGAACAACGCCTGCAGGATTTTACTCGCGCATATCGCATCGAGATCATAGTTCACCAGCACCAGTAACCGCTTGCCGATGAGCTGCTGGTAAAAGTCTTTCCTTAGGTCGGCGATAAACATTACGGCGGGTCGGTAATAGTGTTCCTTTGCGTGCCCTTGGTGTTACTACTAAACGCTAATCAATGTGGGGCAACATGCAGATGCAGGACAGGGCAAGTAGGACTTGGGGAGTATTGTCACGAGTGCGCGACCCTTTATAACTTTATAGCTTCGTTTCATACGATACACATAGCACACACCAACACTGAATGACAGAGAAGACAGTTACGCGTATTAACACAAAAAGAGTTTATTGAAAAACAGTTTAACTTTGTTCGGAAGAAGTGGCCGacataaacaaaacgattACACCAAGCTGGCGTTAGAACTTGGAACGCGCTAGCAGTGGCCCGATTCCACAACAATTCAGTTTGCGCGCCGAAAGCATTCATATCCCATATGACAAACTGACAAACGTTGTGTCTGACAGTCGGAAAATGTTTACAACCACCCTGATGAAATTCATTACGTATTGTACGAACAATGATGGCTTTCGTCGTTGGAGGATCAGTTCCAGGTCGGcgtcgcatcagagcggatggttagcagtgcacgaggttcctgaaaagggttagctgaaaagtaaggttatcttaggcacggccgcgtggtgtcgccgagctggagctcaagtcagagaaatcctagccgacgcacatctcgtgctgtttgagtaatcaagcggatcacgagtttcgtgcgatctgacaaacggaaggaaatattcctttcgttacggcgggtgaacagccgcattttgactgcgcactagcgtggttggctagcagtgctcctggccgcatggtggcagtcaaaaggcgacgcctacagaaaatcgaaaaccacagaaaatcaggacatatggcctttagttgccagtcctaaaccaatagaggtctatgtctccaggttagcttgcgaaggcccaggaagctggattcaatagccgtactggagtaaatcctcgccgaattgaagaagaagaagaagtcgtTGGAGGACatactttttttgtgttaattGTTTAGATTTGCAAATAACTCTTGAAATATATTCGAGAAACAATAGAGTATTCAAAATTCCCACAGCTAGTAGAGCTAGTCTACATCCCATCCGCTAGTGACTAGCGGTACTTGAAAGGTAAACATCACAAACGTCATGTTATTCACCCCCCAGCAACTTCCACACTTCCCACCACCCCCCGTGGACCAATCGGGTTCAACGTCATGTAGTCCAGACATCATCGTTGCATTTGCCGTCGTTGCCGTCTTCGCGTCACCTTCATGCTTCTCGTGGTTCCTTAGCCTTAGTGGTCGTCTTTCagtcgccgtcgccgtcgccgtcgcgTTATTTCCTTCACCGATTACAATATCTCTGTGCTGTCGCCTCTTGTCAACCCGATGGTCAAAGCAATTGGCGAACGATAAACGTGTCGCGTATCAGTTATTTTTACACCACCAGTTAGCTACGTGAGTTTGGATGGACATTAACCGTACGGGCAATTACAGAGAATACGCAGCAGCCGACTCTGCTTCATTCGTTCCTCCAGTGCGAAGCACTACAGGTGTATTTTATCGGTGCGAGCCGTGCGTTTGCCGTGTTTCAGTGTGTTTAAGTCAGTCGTCGGATTAACATTTTCATCGTTCCTCATAGCAACGGACTAACAAATTTAGAAGGTACACCTCACAGCCTTACGGTTGCTGTGATCTAGTGGTAGCGAAAGGCAGTTTACTGAAAGTAACAGTCTACGCAAGTCGAACACAGATAAACGCAGCTCGCGGACGCACACAGGTTGTTCTATCGACAGacgattgatttttttctggttGCCTTCGACAGCTTACGACACAACAGGGTGCTGCAAGTGGTAGCAAAACTAAAGTCAAGTTGAGCAGACGCGTCGCAAGGAAGCCCAAACCCAAACCAGAATGTCGGGCAAGAGCGTGATGAATAAGTTTGTGATACGAAATATCGTACAGCGGTTCGTGAACTGCACGTACGTTTGTGTGTTCTACCTGATGCTCCTCTGCATGCTAGACACGGCCGGCATAGGGGCGGACAAGATGCCGCAGGAGGACATTTCGGTCGTGACGGAGATCGAAGAGGTAATTACCAGTGTCAATTTCGATGTTGTGTTGCAGCCCAAACTAAACCCCGCTCCCTTTTCCAGCTGTCGCCGAACGGAAGCAGCGGTGCACCGACCGAGGGTAAGGGGCTGCTCACGTCCGATATCGGGTTTGTGCACGCGTTCGCCGCCTCCTTCATGGTGATCATCGTTTCGGAGCTTGGCGATAAGACATTCTTCATTGCGGCAATCATGGCCATGCGACACCCACGGTTGACGGTGTTCCTGGGTGCGATCGCTGCCCTCGCCCTCATGACCGTTCTGTCGGTGGTATTCGGTATGGCCGCCACCATAATACCGCGCGTTTATACGTTCTACATCTCTACCGCACTCTTTGCGCTGTTCGGCCTGAAGATGCTGTACGATGGTTACCGCATGTCGGCCACGGAAGCGGCCGAAGAACTTGAAGAGGTGCAGTCGGACCTGCGAAAGCGCGACGATGAGGTATGTCCATCGTACTCCTTCGATAACATTAATCCACaccaacagacacacacagcaGGCGGTGCGTTACGGTTTTTTTCCGCTCAAGAAAGTCCTGTACTTTCGTTATATCTTGGCTTTGTCCAGTAGATTCTTGTTTCAACACCCTTGTCCATGTCGCCGTTGGTATTGCATTCGATAAAGATTTTGCAACTCTCCTGCCACCTTTTTTCTACAACCGCTTTCCCCTTCTTGTCTTGGTGTTCTCTGCATGGAATCccaataaaagaataaaaacgaatGTACACTCAGAATCTCC from Anopheles coustani chromosome 3, idAnoCousDA_361_x.2, whole genome shotgun sequence harbors:
- the LOC131259562 gene encoding DNA-binding protein Ikaros-like, with translation MSEVNRKCRLCLRQADVASGSTITDKEFQNMMSCVFFFWIPNGYALPKSVCRQCYLKIRDFYDYSKVVQANQEILNREYDNHLPVVEQDLLPEAKDMANEEGSDDDCQQRGIALDIMEVKMEPMPASDDDSDFLCNASSVSGMKSEYNTDASNLVVAKTETRTRDKDKVEGDRNRDGNSLCRNQGGLQKVECPVCKKMFGYHYIKHHFSSHLSPLQCELCGKSFAAKKNLTRHRQVTHGFAKKLSIYDLIPT
- the LOC131259552 gene encoding mitochondrial tRNA-specific 2-thiouridylase 1, whose amino-acid sequence is MFRRVVVGISGGVDSAVSAYLLKKRGFEVCGAFMKNWDLIDESGYCSGEQDWEDAQRLCRMLDIPLEQINFVKDYWLEVFGSFLKDYDAGITPNPDILCNRHIKFNRFYRHARERMNADAIATGHYARTNFGPFLEQYNDEEKVRLLMAPDPIKDQTFFLSQITAETLKRTMFPIGALTKQQVKQLATEVGLESYARKKESMGICFVGKRSFQQFIGEYIETKPGPFVDVDCGRVVGTHAGLHHWTVGQKCKIGGCLQPYYVLRKHRDTNVIEVVSGHDHPLLFTDMVYAEDPVWINVPHGLEEGRVVRCQFRFQHTKPLVECSLIQTIVACADGARKQGLFVKLDKPLRAITPGQYAVFYRNEECFGSARILQPGPSVAYNSELIAAIA
- the LOC131259537 gene encoding cell division control protein 45 homolog isoform X1, with the protein product MFIADLRKDFYQQLIGKRLLVLVNYDLDAICASKILQALFRCDNVLYSIVPTMGLMAMKRAYNEHKEDVRYVLLINCGGCIDIVDVLQPEQDVVFFICDSHRPYDVCNVYSDGQVRILGEMNKHENIPAFEDIFQDSDDEESGDDRDDGNGSASDSEDGSGDGGAGNQRLKRIEQRLLRRRERKAWQERRLTLMFEYAQYAYYGPSSALGIFELAWRLSKDTLDLLWWAIVGVTEQKLLGKVESASYTLLIEKIQSHVSRLTNKAADQTTIQTSVKIVFESDLQLALFRHWSVLDSLRYSYYPACRLKLWTYKGEKMMHELLVDMGLPLVQAKQTFNAMDLVLRKEFYEKMEKFADKYNLPDVTYASFVLQYGYRNRYSAADYVYSMLATLESVRQDRLPEACFLHAMDALTRAKKQILDEGIELCKTLLTTVFKQVQSSLELHQIRSAGPFLYLVLQEEVPFFSCPYGLMMLARFLLRAHVAVSRNRRAHELPLIAIAPIDLQRGVSLLAGVPPVCEDSRHFFAKAFEEAGNRSGAVISQDFFETAVIQIQHSDCTKFLDALTVMLS
- the LOC131259537 gene encoding cell division control protein 45 homolog isoform X2: MGLMAMKRAYNEHKEDVRYVLLINCGGCIDIVDVLQPEQDVVFFICDSHRPYDVCNVYSDGQVRILGEMNKHENIPAFEDIFQDSDDEESGDDRDDGNGSASDSEDGSGDGGAGNQRLKRIEQRLLRRRERKAWQERRLTLMFEYAQYAYYGPSSALGIFELAWRLSKDTLDLLWWAIVGVTEQKLLGKVESASYTLLIEKIQSHVSRLTNKAADQTTIQTSVKIVFESDLQLALFRHWSVLDSLRYSYYPACRLKLWTYKGEKMMHELLVDMGLPLVQAKQTFNAMDLVLRKEFYEKMEKFADKYNLPDVTYASFVLQYGYRNRYSAADYVYSMLATLESVRQDRLPEACFLHAMDALTRAKKQILDEGIELCKTLLTTVFKQVQSSLELHQIRSAGPFLYLVLQEEVPFFSCPYGLMMLARFLLRAHVAVSRNRRAHELPLIAIAPIDLQRGVSLLAGVPPVCEDSRHFFAKAFEEAGNRSGAVISQDFFETAVIQIQHSDCTKFLDALTVMLS